In a single window of the Pongo abelii isolate AG06213 chromosome 1, NHGRI_mPonAbe1-v2.0_pri, whole genome shotgun sequence genome:
- the FBXO44 gene encoding F-box only protein 44 isoform X2 — protein sequence MAVGNINELPENILLELFTHVPARQLLLNCRLVCSLWRDLIDLVTLWKRKCLREGFITEDWDQPVADWKIFYFLRSLHRNLLHNPCAEEGFQFWSLDMNGGDEWKVEDLSGDQRKEFPNDQVRSQARLRVQVPSVRSAPVVHVRASGDLPARPSDHPAEERCQVEGGLPHILQLPARRPPHLVSARRRGHSLLGRLVRPEGHQQQHHHRAPAALTPPEPPSAEP from the exons ATGGCTGTGGGGAACATCAACGAGCTGCCCGAGAACATCCTGCTGGAGCTGTTTACGCACGTGCCCGCCCGCCAGCTGCTGCTGAACTGCCGCCTGGTCTGCAGCCTCTGGCGGGACCTCATCGACCTCGTGACCCTCTGGAAACGCAAGTGCCTGCGAGAGGGCTTCATCACTGAGGACTGGGACCAGCCCGTGGCCGACTGGAAGATCTTCTACTTCTTACGGAGCCTGCACAGGAACCTCCTGCACAACCCGTGCGCTGAAG AGGGGTtccagttctggagcctggataTGAATGGAGGTGATGAGTGGAAGGTGGAGGATCTCTCTGGAGACCAGAGGAAGGAATTCCCCAATGACCAG GTTCGCAGCCAGGCCAGATTGCGGGTCCAAGTACCATCTGTGCGTTCAGCTCCTGTCGTCCACGTACGAGCCTCTGGTGACCTTCCAGCCAGACCCAGCGACCATCCAGCAGAAGAGCGATGCCAAGTGGAGGGAG GTCTCCCACACATTCTCCAGCTACCCGCCCGGCGTCCGCCACATCTGGTTTCAGCACGGCGGCGTGGACACTCATTACTGGGCCGGCTGGTACGGCCCGAGGGTCACCAACAGCAGCATCACCATCGGGCCCCCGCTGCCCTGACACCCCCTGAGCCCCCATCTGCTGAACCCTGA
- the FBXO44 gene encoding F-box only protein 44 isoform X1: MAVGNINELPENILLELFTHVPARQLLLNCRLVCSLWRDLIDLVTLWKRKCLREGFITEDWDQPVADWKIFYFLRSLHRNLLHNPCAEEGFQFWSLDMNGGDEWKVEDLSGDQRKEFPNDQVKKYFVTSYYTCLKSQVVDLRAKGYWEKLMDITRPDIEVKDWFAARPDCGSKYHLCVQLLSSTYEPLVTFQPDPATIQQKSDAKWREVSHTFSSYPPGVRHIWFQHGGVDTHYWAGWYGPRVTNSSITIGPPLP; the protein is encoded by the exons ATGGCTGTGGGGAACATCAACGAGCTGCCCGAGAACATCCTGCTGGAGCTGTTTACGCACGTGCCCGCCCGCCAGCTGCTGCTGAACTGCCGCCTGGTCTGCAGCCTCTGGCGGGACCTCATCGACCTCGTGACCCTCTGGAAACGCAAGTGCCTGCGAGAGGGCTTCATCACTGAGGACTGGGACCAGCCCGTGGCCGACTGGAAGATCTTCTACTTCTTACGGAGCCTGCACAGGAACCTCCTGCACAACCCGTGCGCTGAAG AGGGGTtccagttctggagcctggataTGAATGGAGGTGATGAGTGGAAGGTGGAGGATCTCTCTGGAGACCAGAGGAAGGAATTCCCCAATGACCAGGTCAAGAAATACTTCGTTACTTCATATTA CACCTGCCTCAAGTCCCAGGTGGTGGACCTCAGGGCCAAAGGGTATTGGGAGAAGCTGATGGATATCACACGGCCGGACATCGAGGTCAAGGACTG GTTCGCAGCCAGGCCAGATTGCGGGTCCAAGTACCATCTGTGCGTTCAGCTCCTGTCGTCCACGTACGAGCCTCTGGTGACCTTCCAGCCAGACCCAGCGACCATCCAGCAGAAGAGCGATGCCAAGTGGAGGGAG GTCTCCCACACATTCTCCAGCTACCCGCCCGGCGTCCGCCACATCTGGTTTCAGCACGGCGGCGTGGACACTCATTACTGGGCCGGCTGGTACGGCCCGAGGGTCACCAACAGCAGCATCACCATCGGGCCCCCGCTGCCCTGA
- the FBXO2 gene encoding F-box only protein 2 has protein sequence MDGDGDPESVGQPKEASPEEQPEEASAEEERPEDQEEEEAAAAAYLDELPEPLLLRVLAALPAAELVRACRLVCLRWKELVDGAPLWLLKCQQEGLVPEGGAEEERDHWQQFYFLSKRRRNLLRNPCGEEDLEGWCDVEHGGDGWRVEELPGDSGVEFTHDESVKKYFASSFEWCRKAQVIDLQAEGYWEELLDTTQPAIVVKDWYSGRSDAGCLYELTVKLLSEHEDVLAEFSSGQVAVPQDNDGGGWMEISHTFTDYGPGVRFVRFEHGGQDSVYWKGWFGARVTNSSVWVEP, from the exons ATGGACGGAGACGGTGACCCAG AGAGCGTGGGCCAGCCCAAGGAGGCAAGCCCGGAGGAGCAGCCAGAGGAGGCGAGCGCTGAGGAGGAGCGGCCGGAggaccaggaggaggaggaggcggcggccGCCGCGTACCTAGACGAGCTGCCCGAGCCGCTGCTGCTGCGCGTGCTGGCCGCACTGCCGGCCGCCGAGCTGGTGCGGGCCTGCCGCCTGGTGTGCCTGCGCTGGAAGGAGCTGGTGGACGGCGCCCCGCTGTGGCTGCTCAAGTGCCAGCAGGAGGGGCTGGTGCCCGAGGGCGGCGCGGAGGAGGAGCGCGACCACTGGCAGCAGTTCTACTTCCTGAGCAAGCGGCGCCGCAACCTTCTGCGTAACCCGTGTGGGGAAG AGGACTTGGAAGGCTGGTGTGACGTGGAGCACGGTGGGGACGGCTGGAGGGTGGAGGAGCTGCCTGGAGACAGTGGGGTGGAATTCACCCACGATGAGAGTGTCAAGAAGTACTTCGCCTCCTCCTTTGA GTGGTGTCGCAAAGCACAGGTCATTGACCTGCAGGCTGAGGGCTACTGGGAGGAGCTGCTGGACACAACTCAGCCGGCCATCGTGGTGAAGGACTG GTACTCGGGCCGCAGCGACGCTGGTTGCCTCTACGAGCTCACCGTTAAGCTACTGTCCGAGCACGAGGACGTGCTGGCTGAGTTCAGCAGCGGGCAGGTGGCAGTGCCCCAAGACAATGACGGCGGGGGCTGGATGGAG ATCTCCCACACCTTCACCGACTACGGGCCGGGCGTCCGCTTCGTCCGCTTCGAGCACGGGGGGCAGGACTCCGTCTACTGGAAGGGCTGGTTCGGGGCCCGGGTGACCAACAGCAGCGTGTGGGTAGAACCCTGA